A window from Setaria italica strain Yugu1 chromosome VIII, Setaria_italica_v2.0, whole genome shotgun sequence encodes these proteins:
- the LOC111258204 gene encoding uncharacterized protein LOC111258204 codes for MAEIVGSAVIGETVNTIISSLGRKVEEKADLSENIERLEIAQTKMEAALDMSNKWQISNMPLLRWQRKLKRAAQECDDTLRQCKQRAIEEEDIRQHISKFSFPKRFAHATKSLVSSFMPFSKDESTNSYENVRRFERFADGAREFIKFVELGGTPRQYMFFDPLIGQLLTGKSLRYQVLQGSRLFYFGVRPMNFAERGVEAMIGFVDIDFKDPLNSLSLSFMLRLSESTDIFGVMIKCMESVTPHFKLAAEHVKRELIQLPTQDFSFLPHKPYVQSEYWVNVHNTMTQWCRPNPLCCYEHNLTPCSSTSDTIGPSSLPSPLLSDMFPEEVIVVLLQCHMLLPDQHKDRQNSATTSKDFGGGSSLNPDMDPLKLGILFIPHESPEDIDPAVESYALEVIDEKEHDTLHTNACLQDVDEKLLPKAIDYLHHNAGSKMYQMCLKTRHGTAHLCVEKMSTQMQSARQTKARRQAKNISVQIQDKRSEQWKQVARDLLKLWVVRSSDKLEGSIRSWTAINNLP; via the coding sequence ATGGCAGAGATTGTAGGTTCTGCTGTCATTGGGGAAACCGTGAATACAATCATATCGAGTCTTGGCAGAAAGGTTGAAGAGAAGGCTGATCTAAGTGAAAACATTGAAAGGCTAGAGATAGCACAGACCAAAATGGAAGCTGCCCTCGACATGTCCAATAAATGGCAAATTTCCAACATGCCACTACTACGGTGGCAGAGAAAGCTGAAGCGTGCTGCTCAAGAGTGTGATGACACACTGCGCCAGTGCAAGCAACGTGCCATTGAAGAGGAAGATATCAGACAGCACATAAGCAAGTTCTCATTTCCCAAACGGTTTGCTCATGCTACCAAGTCGCTAGTCTCATCTTTCATGCCCTTCAGCAAAGATGAGTCCACAAATAGCTATGAAAATGTCCGAAGATTCGAGAGGTTTGCGGATGGCGCAAGAGAATTCATAAAGTTCGTCGAGCTTGGTGGAACCCCACGACAGTACATGTTCTTTGATCCTCTTATTGGCCAACTTCTTACAGGGAAGTCTCTGAGATATCAAGTGTTGCAAGGTAGCAGGTTGTTCTATTTTGGCGTACGGCCCATGAACTTTGCAGAGCGTGGAGTAGAGGCAATGATAGGTTTCGTTGACATAGACTTCAAGGATCCTTTAAACAGTTTAAGCCTCAGCTTCATGCTACGCCTTTCTGAAAGTACCGATATATTTGGTGTCATGATCAAGTGCATGGAGTCAGTTACTCCTCATTTCAAGTTGGCAGCTGAACATGTCAAGAGAGAGCTCATTCAGCTGCCCACACAggatttttcctttcttccacATAAACCTTATGTCCAGAGTGAGTACTGGGTCAATGTTCATAACACTATGACCCAGTGGTGTCGTCCAAACCCTCTCTGCTGCTATGAGCATAATTTGACACCATGTTCTAGCACAAGTGATACAATTGGGCCATCATCATTACCATCACCGTTGTTGTCTGATATGTTTCCAGAGGAGGTTATAGTAGTGCTTTTGCAGTGCCATATGTTGCTACCTGACCAGCACAAAGACAGGCAGAATTCAGCAACAACATCTAAGGATTTTGGGGGAGGAAGTTCTCTGAATCCAGATATGGATCCTCTAAAGCTGGGAATTCTGTTCATACCCCATGAGTCACCGGAGGATATAGATCCTGCAGTAGAGAGCTATGCTCTAGAGGTCATTGACGAAAAGGAGCATGATACATTACACACGAACGCATGCCTTCAGGACGTAGATGAGAAATTACTCCCAAAGGCGATAGATTATCTTCATCATAATGCTGGATCCAAGATGTATCAAATGTGCTTGAAGACCAGACATGGAACTGCACACCTTTGTGTGGAGAAGATGAGCACCCAAATGCAAAGTGCTCGTCAGACTAAAGCCAGAAGACAAGCTAAAAACATAAGCGTACAAATCCAGGACAAAAGGTCAGAGCAATGGAAGCAGGTCGCGCGAGACCTGCTAAAGCTATGGGTTGTGCGTTCATCTGACAAGCTGGAAGGTTCGATCAGGTCTTGGACAGCAATAAATAACTTGCCTTAG